In Nocardioides faecalis, the following proteins share a genomic window:
- a CDS encoding ABC transporter permease, which yields MSTRRRVWHTALEVGVPVLIVALWWVWSENAQDPFFPPLSDILTRFRELWLFAHLTSDILPSLAIVLVGFGCSATLGVVTGVLLARVRPMRELLEPLLTFLRAVPMVAAIPVIVATMGFGDGVRLLIIVVAATPPMLIATMDGVSSLDPVLKDVMQTFRLSRWDQLMRVYVPQAGAQIFSGLQVCLQYSFVLMIASEMLGATRGIGYMTLLAQQTFVSVDMWAGILLLGAVGYLANLSLTLVRKRVLRWYDGAHAVELRG from the coding sequence ATGAGCACGCGTCGTCGTGTCTGGCACACCGCCCTCGAGGTCGGTGTCCCCGTCCTGATCGTGGCCCTGTGGTGGGTGTGGAGCGAGAACGCCCAGGACCCCTTCTTCCCGCCGCTCTCGGACATCCTCACCCGTTTCCGCGAGCTGTGGCTGTTCGCCCACCTGACCAGCGACATCCTGCCCAGCCTGGCGATCGTCCTCGTGGGGTTCGGCTGTTCGGCCACGCTCGGCGTGGTCACGGGCGTCCTCCTGGCTCGGGTGCGCCCGATGCGCGAGCTGCTCGAGCCGCTCCTCACGTTCCTGCGTGCGGTCCCGATGGTGGCAGCGATCCCAGTGATCGTGGCGACGATGGGCTTCGGCGACGGTGTCCGGCTCCTCATCATCGTCGTGGCGGCCACACCACCCATGCTGATCGCCACGATGGACGGCGTCTCCAGCCTCGATCCCGTCCTGAAGGACGTGATGCAGACCTTCAGGCTGAGCCGGTGGGACCAGCTGATGCGCGTCTACGTCCCTCAGGCCGGCGCGCAGATCTTCAGCGGTCTGCAGGTCTGCCTGCAGTACTCGTTCGTCCTGATGATCGCCTCAGAGATGCTCGGCGCCACGCGCGGCATCGGCTACATGACGCTGCTCGCCCAGCAGACGTTCGTGAGCGTCGACATGTGGGCGGGGATCCTGCTGCTCGGCGCCGTCGGCTACCTCGCCAACCTGTCGCTGACGCTGGTCCGCAAGCGGGTGCTGCGCTGGTACGACGGAGCGCACGCCGTGGAGCTGCGCGGATGA
- a CDS encoding ABC transporter permease, whose product MTKIRPLLLGATGAAAAVVAWAVSSSRLSSVATPRETVLALGDLVGDTEFWNAMLATIAVALVGLAAAMAAALVLGILIGWFPAVRRALRVPLEFLKPIPPIVVMPVAILILGPTTSMAVFLVFYGCFLMSVSQIASGVAETDPVAIDTARSYGFGRREVLTHVVLPSTLPFAATAFRITLPIALVASVIAGLLGGADGLGLAVNLATQGARTDLVFALVFVLGLLGLVFNAVGAQVERRLLHWHPSHREVLR is encoded by the coding sequence GTGACCAAGATCCGTCCGCTGCTCCTCGGAGCGACCGGGGCAGCGGCAGCCGTCGTCGCCTGGGCGGTGAGCTCCAGCCGACTCTCGTCCGTGGCGACCCCACGCGAGACGGTGCTGGCGCTCGGGGACCTCGTGGGCGACACCGAGTTCTGGAACGCGATGCTCGCGACCATCGCGGTCGCCCTGGTCGGCCTGGCGGCCGCCATGGCGGCCGCGCTGGTCCTCGGCATCCTGATCGGCTGGTTCCCCGCGGTGCGGCGCGCTCTCCGCGTCCCCCTGGAGTTCCTCAAGCCGATCCCACCGATCGTGGTCATGCCGGTCGCGATCCTGATCCTGGGACCGACCACCTCGATGGCCGTGTTCCTCGTCTTCTACGGGTGCTTCCTGATGTCTGTCTCCCAGATCGCCAGCGGGGTCGCCGAGACCGACCCCGTCGCCATCGACACCGCACGGTCCTACGGCTTCGGCCGCCGGGAGGTGCTCACCCACGTGGTGCTTCCCAGCACCCTGCCGTTCGCGGCGACGGCGTTCCGGATCACGTTGCCGATCGCCCTGGTCGCCTCCGTGATCGCCGGCCTGCTCGGCGGGGCGGACGGCCTGGGTCTCGCGGTGAACCTCGCGACCCAGGGCGCCCGGACCGACCTCGTCTTCGCCCTGGTGTTCGTGCTCGGACTCCTGGGGCTGGTGTTCAACGCCGTCGGCGCCCAGGTCGAGCGACGCCTCCTGCACTGGCACCCCTCCCACCGGGAGGTGCTGCGATGA
- a CDS encoding ABC transporter substrate-binding protein, with translation MIATAALALAACGGSEAAGGDGSLRVGVNHWVAKAAINLGTENDRFADEGIDDIKLETVGAAPAVIAALQSNKVDIAVLPTTSYLDALSKGIKLTAVAPLTGFPSDGEDQQKYDGFDFFVQPEAKIERPRDLEGKTVAVGARGDLVEMSISYLMTEDGGDPKKVDWIQLVAAPALEAFKAKRLDAAAFALPFADGAQTAGGEILTRLTWPLLDGAPILMWIGSPDLAKDAERLKTVQRALLSTNETANADPEGTLAAAAKEAGISVETMKARPEAFYFPTSYDKAELEALAQKMSDMGFLKNMPDIDASFATLPDAK, from the coding sequence ATGATCGCAACCGCCGCGCTGGCCCTCGCGGCGTGCGGTGGCTCCGAGGCCGCGGGCGGCGATGGCTCGCTCCGGGTCGGGGTGAACCACTGGGTGGCGAAGGCCGCGATCAACCTCGGCACGGAGAACGACCGGTTCGCCGACGAGGGCATCGACGACATCAAGCTCGAGACCGTGGGTGCCGCACCGGCGGTCATCGCCGCGCTGCAGAGCAACAAGGTCGACATCGCGGTGCTGCCGACGACGTCGTACCTGGACGCGCTCAGCAAGGGGATCAAGCTGACCGCGGTGGCCCCGCTGACGGGCTTCCCCTCCGACGGTGAGGACCAGCAGAAGTACGACGGCTTCGACTTCTTCGTGCAGCCCGAGGCGAAGATCGAGCGGCCGCGCGACCTGGAGGGCAAGACGGTCGCCGTCGGTGCCCGCGGCGACCTGGTGGAGATGTCGATCAGCTACCTCATGACCGAGGACGGGGGCGACCCCAAGAAGGTCGACTGGATCCAGCTGGTCGCAGCGCCCGCCCTCGAGGCGTTCAAGGCCAAGCGGCTCGACGCTGCAGCCTTCGCCCTGCCCTTCGCCGACGGCGCCCAGACCGCAGGCGGCGAGATCCTGACGCGGCTCACCTGGCCGCTGCTCGACGGTGCGCCGATCCTGATGTGGATCGGCAGCCCCGACCTGGCCAAGGACGCCGAGCGGCTCAAGACCGTCCAGCGTGCGCTGCTCAGCACCAACGAGACCGCCAACGCCGACCCCGAGGGCACCCTCGCGGCCGCGGCGAAGGAGGCCGGCATCTCCGTGGAGACGATGAAGGCACGCCCCGAGGCGTTCTACTTCCCCACCTCCTACGACAAGGCCGAGCTGGAGGCGCTGGCCCAGAAGATGTCCGACATGGGCTTCCTCAAGAACATGCCCGACATCGACGCCTCGTTCGCGACGCTCCCGGACGCCAAGTGA
- a CDS encoding VOC family protein, giving the protein MLHSLAYVGISSPAVEAWPSFASEVLGCMVADPGDDGAVRLRVDDALWRIQVHPGDIDAVEYFGWAVTDEASLQTLRARLEAEGIEVHQGDAELTAARAVHELHWFVDPWGYRHELIWGQYMRPHSFRPSRPLSGFVTGQQGLGHVVIGMPDLERAHDFFTRVLGFELSDRIMSERMNANFYHVNGRHHTLALGRLPDGVTGFNHLMLQVRDIDDVGVAYDHCVERELPIVKSLGRHTNDQMISFYLTTPSSFNIEYGFGGVEIDDDWTPKTFDRASIWGHVLPAGVTKPSPGIVRQLD; this is encoded by the coding sequence ATGCTGCACTCGCTCGCGTACGTTGGGATCTCTTCGCCGGCCGTCGAGGCATGGCCGTCGTTCGCCAGCGAGGTGCTCGGCTGCATGGTCGCCGACCCCGGGGACGACGGCGCGGTCCGCCTACGCGTCGACGACGCGCTCTGGCGGATCCAGGTCCACCCCGGCGACATCGACGCGGTCGAGTACTTCGGGTGGGCGGTGACCGACGAGGCCAGCCTGCAGACGCTGCGCGCTCGGCTCGAGGCCGAGGGCATCGAGGTGCACCAGGGAGACGCCGAGCTCACCGCTGCGCGCGCGGTGCACGAGCTGCACTGGTTCGTGGACCCGTGGGGCTACCGGCACGAGCTGATCTGGGGCCAGTACATGCGCCCGCACTCGTTCCGGCCCAGCCGCCCGCTCAGCGGGTTCGTGACCGGCCAGCAGGGGCTGGGCCACGTCGTGATCGGCATGCCCGACCTGGAGCGCGCCCACGACTTCTTCACCCGCGTCCTGGGGTTCGAGCTGTCGGACCGCATCATGAGCGAGCGGATGAACGCGAACTTCTACCACGTCAACGGGCGCCACCACACGCTCGCCCTCGGTCGTCTGCCCGACGGCGTCACCGGCTTCAACCACCTGATGCTGCAGGTGCGCGACATCGACGACGTCGGTGTCGCCTACGACCACTGCGTCGAGCGCGAGCTGCCGATCGTCAAGAGCCTCGGCCGGCACACCAACGACCAGATGATCTCCTTCTACCTGACCACTCCGTCCTCGTTCAACATCGAGTACGGGTTCGGTGGCGTGGAGATCGACGACGACTGGACGCCCAAGACGTTCGACCGCGCCAGCATCTGGGGCCACGTCCTGCCCGCCGGGGTGACCAAGCCGTCGCCGGGCATCGTGCGGCAGCTCGACTGA
- a CDS encoding alpha/beta fold hydrolase: MALTEEGIVHVPGMLSRYVRLSTGVKVHYMTSGETGPAVVLLHGGINGSSGTAGWRFMAPFLGAHGFRVYAPDMPSYGLTDDPHNYYGYGRGGHVDFIHDFVRQIGVDEFHLAGNSMGCANTVQYAMAHPEQVKSMALIAGTIGDIVPLDEVRKADGRRPEEYPKIVFDGTEASMRHMLEQIILDPSLISEELVTMRTEAANRHADTYDGNLRRMINPVDVNEKVRLRTRDRLNELDIPAIYLYGRQDVVFRVEAGHLMEDRLPNIQFFYPDDTGHQGQTDQPELFNDVFLEFFRDGRVSWETSQRAGISDRRPPLPSLVEVPDPVPTS, from the coding sequence ATGGCACTGACCGAAGAGGGAATCGTCCACGTACCCGGCATGCTGAGCCGCTACGTCCGGCTGTCGACCGGGGTCAAGGTGCACTACATGACCTCCGGCGAGACGGGCCCCGCGGTGGTCCTGCTGCACGGCGGCATCAACGGCTCGTCGGGGACGGCCGGATGGCGCTTCATGGCGCCCTTCCTCGGCGCGCACGGGTTCCGGGTCTACGCCCCGGACATGCCCTCCTACGGTCTGACCGACGACCCGCACAACTACTACGGCTACGGCCGCGGCGGCCACGTCGACTTCATCCACGACTTCGTGCGCCAGATCGGCGTGGACGAGTTCCACCTCGCTGGCAACTCGATGGGTTGTGCCAACACCGTCCAGTACGCGATGGCGCACCCGGAGCAGGTCAAGAGCATGGCGCTGATCGCCGGCACGATCGGCGACATCGTCCCGCTGGACGAGGTCCGCAAGGCTGACGGTCGCCGCCCGGAGGAGTATCCCAAGATCGTCTTCGACGGCACCGAGGCCAGCATGCGGCACATGCTGGAGCAGATCATCCTCGACCCCTCGCTCATCAGCGAGGAGCTCGTCACCATGCGCACGGAGGCGGCGAACCGCCACGCCGACACCTACGACGGCAACCTGCGCCGCATGATCAACCCCGTCGACGTGAACGAGAAGGTGCGGTTGCGCACCCGGGACCGGCTCAACGAGCTCGACATCCCGGCGATCTACCTCTACGGACGCCAGGACGTGGTCTTCCGCGTCGAGGCCGGGCACCTCATGGAGGACCGGCTGCCCAACATCCAGTTCTTCTACCCCGACGACACGGGTCACCAGGGACAGACCGACCAGCCCGAGCTGTTCAACGACGTCTTCCTGGAGTTCTTCCGGGACGGTCGCGTGTCGTGGGAGACCAGCCAGCGCGCCGGGATCTCGGACCGGCGTCCGCCCCTGCCCTCGCTGGTGGAGGTGCCCGACCCGGTGCCGACCAGCTAG
- a CDS encoding flavin reductase family protein, which yields MSGATMTSAPVQGVGGGEAPALDPMKFREVLGHYPTGVVVVTGIADDGAPVGMVIGSFTSVSLDPPIVAYLPSKTSRSFARLRESETFCVNVLGADQEHLCRLFAGGGGDKFADLEWTPTPGGAPILPGAVAWIECTLREVLDGGDHYIVLGDTTALGVQNPAPPLLFFQGGYGRFTHGSLAMPGGVDFIRSVQSAELLRDRLEELARKFSAQCDVAVPDGREGVLVFSASRGVSRTAGTLIGARLPIVAPIQPLLVDGSTVSEEEWTATGLDAEARSQAIEQLARVRERGWSLVLQGEMCEADLEDAVRRYSQQPRTPASDRDFIGKVAAMAPQREPESISPDEVYDVLYIAVPVQDSCGRTALTLKLSQLPGGVKGTEVLAWIEELQRAAQECSEQLTACDRHVEPGA from the coding sequence GTGAGCGGCGCGACGATGACGTCGGCGCCGGTGCAGGGCGTCGGCGGGGGAGAGGCCCCGGCCCTGGACCCGATGAAGTTCCGCGAGGTGCTCGGGCACTACCCGACCGGGGTGGTCGTGGTGACGGGGATCGCCGACGACGGTGCACCGGTGGGCATGGTCATCGGGTCCTTCACCTCGGTGTCCCTCGACCCGCCGATCGTCGCCTACCTGCCCAGCAAGACCTCGAGGAGCTTCGCCCGGCTGCGGGAGTCCGAGACCTTCTGCGTGAACGTGCTCGGGGCCGACCAGGAGCACCTGTGCCGGCTCTTCGCCGGCGGCGGCGGCGACAAGTTCGCCGACCTGGAGTGGACGCCCACGCCCGGTGGCGCGCCCATCCTGCCCGGAGCCGTCGCCTGGATCGAGTGCACCCTGCGCGAGGTGCTCGACGGGGGAGACCACTACATCGTCCTGGGCGACACCACGGCGCTGGGCGTGCAGAACCCGGCACCGCCGCTGCTGTTCTTCCAGGGCGGGTACGGCAGGTTCACCCACGGGTCGCTCGCGATGCCCGGCGGGGTGGACTTCATCCGCTCGGTGCAGTCCGCCGAGCTGCTCCGGGACCGCCTGGAGGAGCTCGCCCGGAAGTTCAGCGCCCAGTGCGACGTGGCGGTGCCCGACGGGCGCGAAGGGGTGCTCGTCTTCAGCGCGAGCAGGGGCGTCAGCCGCACCGCCGGCACGTTGATCGGTGCGCGGCTCCCCATCGTCGCGCCCATCCAGCCGCTGCTGGTGGACGGCTCGACGGTGAGCGAGGAGGAGTGGACCGCGACCGGGCTCGACGCCGAGGCCCGCAGCCAGGCCATCGAGCAGCTCGCCCGCGTCCGCGAGCGGGGCTGGTCCCTGGTCCTGCAGGGCGAGATGTGCGAGGCCGACCTCGAGGACGCCGTGCGCCGCTACTCCCAGCAGCCACGCACCCCCGCGTCCGACCGCGACTTCATCGGCAAGGTGGCCGCGATGGCCCCCCAGCGGGAGCCGGAGTCCATCTCGCCCGACGAGGTCTACGACGTCCTCTACATCGCCGTCCCGGTGCAGGACTCCTGTGGCCGCACGGCGCTGACGCTCAAGCTGAGCCAGCTGCCCGGCGGGGTCAAGGGCACCGAGGTGCTCGCGTGGATCGAGGAGCTGCAGCGCGCCGCGCAGGAGTGCTCCGAGCAGCTCACGGCGTGCGACCGGCACGTGGAGCCCGGCGCCTGA
- a CDS encoding MBL fold metallo-hydrolase, which produces MPPSPTPLEPSPRVWSAELSTLDLGGVSVTFLPDGVHHVEPTKHYPDAPDGVWDEHPEVINDEGLLVMSIGGFLVRTGTHDVLVDLGFGPRTLDMTALTDGRIRGDMIGGAMLDSLAQMGLQPADIDAVVLSHLHLDHVGWLVDPQAPGQPMFPHAHYYLSETELEHWVNETDPVEPVKGVRGAPSTEQLAVIQGAARTVEEQTEILPGIVVVPTPGHTRGHVSVLVTGSSARALVIGDALHCPVELQHHGMTYSHDQDPVAATASRELVHAILSEHDTYFAGGHFPGRVFGRLTEGDRSHAHGLHYVAD; this is translated from the coding sequence ATGCCCCCCTCCCCCACGCCCCTCGAGCCGTCCCCGCGAGTGTGGAGCGCCGAGCTGTCCACGCTGGACCTCGGCGGCGTCTCCGTCACGTTCCTGCCCGACGGCGTGCACCACGTGGAGCCGACCAAGCACTATCCCGACGCGCCCGACGGCGTGTGGGACGAGCACCCGGAGGTGATCAACGACGAGGGCCTGCTGGTCATGAGCATCGGCGGCTTCCTGGTGCGCACCGGCACCCACGACGTGCTGGTCGACCTCGGCTTCGGGCCCCGCACGCTCGACATGACGGCGTTGACGGACGGGCGGATCCGCGGCGACATGATCGGCGGAGCCATGCTCGACAGCCTCGCGCAGATGGGCCTGCAGCCGGCCGACATCGACGCGGTGGTGCTCTCCCACCTGCACCTCGACCACGTGGGGTGGCTGGTGGATCCCCAGGCGCCGGGGCAGCCGATGTTCCCGCACGCCCACTACTACCTTAGCGAGACCGAGCTGGAGCACTGGGTCAACGAGACCGACCCCGTCGAGCCGGTCAAGGGTGTCCGGGGAGCCCCGTCAACCGAGCAGCTGGCCGTGATCCAGGGTGCGGCCCGGACGGTCGAGGAGCAGACCGAGATCCTTCCCGGCATCGTCGTGGTGCCCACTCCCGGCCACACCCGCGGTCACGTGTCGGTGCTCGTGACCGGCTCGTCGGCCCGCGCCCTGGTCATCGGTGACGCCCTGCACTGCCCCGTCGAGCTGCAGCACCACGGGATGACCTACTCCCACGACCAGGACCCCGTCGCCGCCACCGCGAGCCGCGAGCTCGTCCACGCGATCCTGTCCGAGCACGACACGTACTTCGCCGGTGGGCACTTCCCCGGGCGCGTGTTCGGCCGCCTGACCGAGGGCGACCGCAGCCACGCGCACGGCCTGCACTACGTCGCGGACTGA
- a CDS encoding acyl-CoA dehydrogenase family protein, producing MSAGATRLDAGKPTLLERARKLAPAISARAEETEALRHVHDDSLHEMIDAGLTRALQPARFGGEEASPVDFFEAATEISKACTSTGWILMLLGVHSWELAHMSPELNDEIFGADPTNLISSSYNMQGNKAVRVPGGFRLSGSWKSSSGIHHAAWVVVGADVPGAESPYNFYVPIEDTTVIDDWHTLGLAGTGSRTVAVDDVFVPDHRAIDRGILYSGYGPGLKHFTSPLYRIPHVHIYTTVSALPALGTGWRFYEEFKAAYTKSATVSRSLSGDRLMLVRLAEARGALSAAETVTRARLEEAYDAAVRGDSLSPVEIAQAQYDIAQNGKAGMFVANTLFPTLRPNAVYRSNLMQRLYRDLIVARQHGTSNSDAQAEPLAMIDLGLAGGHILSPPPEERAAAKRRAEELGYL from the coding sequence ATGTCAGCAGGTGCCACGCGTCTCGACGCAGGCAAGCCGACGCTTCTCGAGCGGGCACGCAAGCTCGCGCCCGCCATCTCCGCACGGGCGGAGGAGACCGAGGCGCTGCGCCACGTGCACGACGACAGCCTCCACGAGATGATCGACGCCGGTCTGACGCGCGCCCTGCAGCCCGCACGCTTCGGCGGCGAGGAGGCCAGCCCGGTCGACTTCTTCGAGGCCGCCACCGAGATCAGCAAGGCCTGCACGTCGACCGGCTGGATCCTCATGCTGCTCGGGGTGCACTCGTGGGAGCTGGCGCACATGTCGCCGGAGCTCAACGACGAGATCTTCGGCGCTGACCCGACGAACCTGATCTCCTCGTCCTACAACATGCAGGGCAACAAGGCCGTCCGGGTCCCCGGCGGGTTCCGGCTCTCAGGGTCGTGGAAGTCCTCCAGCGGCATCCACCACGCCGCGTGGGTCGTGGTCGGAGCGGACGTCCCGGGAGCGGAGTCGCCGTACAACTTCTACGTGCCCATCGAGGACACCACGGTCATCGACGACTGGCACACCCTCGGCCTCGCCGGCACGGGCAGCCGGACCGTCGCCGTCGACGACGTCTTCGTGCCGGACCATCGCGCCATCGACCGCGGCATCCTCTACAGCGGCTACGGTCCGGGGCTGAAGCACTTCACCTCGCCGCTCTACCGGATCCCGCACGTCCACATCTACACGACCGTCTCCGCGCTCCCCGCGCTCGGCACGGGCTGGCGCTTCTACGAGGAGTTCAAGGCCGCGTACACGAAGTCCGCCACGGTCTCGAGGTCGCTGAGCGGCGACCGGCTCATGCTCGTCCGGCTGGCCGAGGCGCGTGGCGCCCTGTCCGCGGCGGAGACCGTGACCCGGGCGCGTCTGGAGGAGGCGTACGACGCCGCGGTGCGCGGAGACTCGCTCAGCCCGGTCGAGATCGCCCAGGCGCAGTACGACATCGCACAGAACGGCAAGGCGGGGATGTTCGTCGCGAACACCCTGTTCCCGACGCTGCGTCCCAACGCCGTGTACCGCTCGAACCTGATGCAGCGCCTGTACCGCGACCTGATCGTGGCCCGCCAGCACGGCACCTCCAACAGCGACGCGCAGGCGGAGCCGCTGGCCATGATCGACCTCGGCCTGGCCGGCGGACACATCCTGTCCCCGCCCCCCGAGGAGCGCGCCGCAGCGAAGCGGCGTGCCGAGGAGCTCGGCTACCTCTGA
- a CDS encoding alpha/beta fold hydrolase — protein sequence MNDAIDPAAPRTVRVDGADVAYHESGSGPALLLVHGGAPGATGWGNFGQNVPFLASRFRTIVVDLPGFGGSEWVPTPEGRMRAHAAVLVGLLERLEVPSAHVVGLGSGGAVAMRMALDHPERVDRLVLVSSAGGLAMFEPAPTEGLRAIRDYYRGAGPSPEKMRRYLEASIGDPDLVTDDLVAERYRESVRPSVLEAAGRPSPGHPSDAVWKEADRIAARTLVVWGRENRVKGYDHGLFLASRIPDAELHLYSGAGLSVPLERARRFEHLVERFLTID from the coding sequence ATGAACGATGCGATCGATCCCGCAGCGCCCCGTACCGTCCGCGTGGACGGCGCCGACGTCGCCTACCACGAGTCCGGGTCGGGCCCCGCGCTCCTGCTGGTCCACGGTGGCGCACCCGGCGCGACCGGGTGGGGGAACTTCGGCCAGAACGTCCCCTTCCTGGCCTCCCGCTTCCGCACGATCGTCGTCGACCTGCCCGGCTTCGGGGGATCCGAGTGGGTGCCGACTCCTGAGGGCAGGATGCGCGCCCACGCCGCGGTCCTCGTCGGCCTGCTCGAGCGCCTGGAGGTCCCGTCGGCCCACGTGGTGGGCCTGGGCTCGGGCGGAGCCGTCGCGATGCGCATGGCCCTGGACCACCCCGAGCGGGTGGACCGGCTGGTCCTGGTGAGCTCCGCCGGCGGCCTGGCGATGTTCGAGCCCGCCCCGACCGAGGGCCTGCGGGCGATCCGTGACTACTACCGCGGCGCGGGCCCCTCGCCGGAGAAGATGCGCCGCTACCTCGAGGCGAGCATCGGCGACCCCGACCTGGTCACCGACGACCTGGTCGCCGAGCGCTACCGCGAGAGCGTGCGCCCCTCCGTGCTGGAGGCCGCCGGCCGCCCCTCGCCGGGCCACCCCAGCGACGCGGTGTGGAAGGAGGCCGACCGGATCGCCGCCCGCACGCTCGTGGTCTGGGGCCGGGAGAACCGGGTCAAGGGATACGACCACGGACTGTTCCTGGCCAGCAGGATCCCCGACGCCGAGCTCCACCTGTACTCGGGCGCGGGGCTGTCGGTGCCGCTCGAGCGCGCGCGTCGCTTCGAGCACCTCGTCGAGAGGTTCCTGACGATCGACTGA
- a CDS encoding flavin reductase family protein, whose protein sequence is MTHAPRRPPGQTPTAAGAAGNPDRFHEAFSQFPGGAYVCAVSDAAGDVVAEMPVGVVPLALEAPRVLLVLHTGSPLTGLLAEQARCSISLLAQGQEDLVRRSAAGQVGGEGTWQHSPTGLPVVDGAACWVECEVTQTVVDGELTLVSANATDVGLAANAHPMLSYQGGYGAFLPGLLSVAPASGPEPARRVAELARGPIEALASELRVECGVFAYEDWHTVSVAVANHSPAARRTRLGYRIPVIPPLGIQFVGSPGSGVTEEEWLARLGTASQTEAALVREQLARVRERGWSLMLDGPLSVHDLDQLVSDYTNPEHTADDEAALLAAIRAMAPYHEPEELLDTELYDVISLSVPVRSPAGETLALLRVHELPRQASGYEVHSWISLLQEAAQSVEQRLADERLTLTTPPPT, encoded by the coding sequence ATGACCCACGCACCACGACGGCCCCCGGGCCAGACGCCGACGGCGGCGGGCGCGGCGGGGAACCCCGACCGGTTCCACGAGGCCTTCTCCCAGTTCCCCGGAGGTGCCTACGTGTGCGCCGTCTCCGACGCCGCGGGAGACGTCGTCGCGGAGATGCCCGTGGGCGTCGTACCGCTCGCGCTCGAGGCACCGCGTGTCCTCCTCGTGCTGCACACCGGCTCCCCGCTGACCGGTCTGCTCGCCGAGCAGGCCCGCTGCTCGATCTCCTTGCTGGCCCAGGGCCAGGAGGACCTCGTGCGACGCAGCGCCGCCGGACAGGTCGGTGGCGAGGGGACCTGGCAGCACTCGCCGACCGGGCTGCCCGTCGTCGACGGCGCGGCCTGCTGGGTCGAGTGCGAGGTCACCCAGACGGTCGTCGACGGCGAGCTGACCCTCGTCTCGGCGAACGCCACCGATGTCGGTCTCGCCGCCAACGCCCACCCGATGCTCAGCTATCAGGGCGGGTACGGCGCCTTCCTGCCGGGCCTGCTGTCGGTGGCGCCCGCCTCGGGGCCCGAGCCGGCACGCCGCGTGGCCGAGCTGGCCCGGGGCCCGATCGAGGCGCTCGCCAGCGAGCTGCGGGTCGAGTGCGGTGTCTTCGCCTACGAGGACTGGCACACCGTCTCGGTGGCGGTGGCGAACCACTCGCCGGCAGCGCGCCGTACCCGCCTCGGCTACCGGATCCCGGTCATCCCGCCGCTGGGCATCCAGTTCGTCGGCAGCCCCGGCAGCGGCGTCACCGAGGAGGAGTGGCTGGCGCGGCTCGGCACCGCCAGCCAGACCGAGGCGGCCCTCGTGCGCGAGCAGCTGGCCAGGGTGCGCGAGCGCGGCTGGTCGCTGATGCTCGACGGCCCCTTGAGCGTGCACGACCTGGACCAGCTCGTCAGCGACTACACCAACCCCGAGCACACGGCCGACGACGAGGCCGCGCTGCTCGCCGCGATCCGTGCCATGGCGCCGTACCACGAGCCGGAGGAGCTGCTCGACACCGAGCTCTACGACGTCATCTCGCTGAGCGTGCCGGTGCGCTCGCCCGCTGGAGAGACCCTCGCGCTGCTGCGCGTGCACGAGCTTCCCCGTCAGGCATCCGGCTACGAGGTCCACTCCTGGATCTCGCTGCTGCAGGAAGCGGCGCAGTCGGTCGAGCAGCGCCTCGCCGACGAGCGACTGACCCTGACCACCCCGCCCCCCACCTGA